A single Populus nigra chromosome 13, ddPopNigr1.1, whole genome shotgun sequence DNA region contains:
- the LOC133671696 gene encoding TMV resistance protein N-like isoform X2 has product MASTSVQGITSSSSSPPPLYMHDVFLSFRGKDTRNNFTSHLYSNLAQRGIDVYMDDRELERGKTIEPALWKAIEESRFSVIIFSRDYASSPWCLDELVKIVQCMKEMGQTVLPVFYDVDPSEVTERKRKYEEAFGEHEQNFKENLEKVRNWKDCLSTVANLSGWDVRNRDESESIKVIADCISYKLSLTLPTISKNLVGMDSRLEILKGYIGEEVGEAIFIGICGMGGIGKTTVARVVYDRFRWQFEGSCFLANVKEVFTEKDGRRRLQEQLLSEILMKRANICDSSRGIEMIKRKLQRKKILVVLDDVDDRKQLESLAAESKWFGPGSRIIITSRDKQVLTRNGVARIYEAEKLDDDDALTLFSQKAFKNDQPAEDFVELSKQVLGYANGLPLALEVIGSFMHGRSILEWGSAINRLNDIPDREIIDVLRISFDGLHELEKKIFLDIACFLKGFKKDRIIRILDSCGFHAQIGTQVLIEKSLISVSRDEVWMHNLLQIMGKEIVRCESPEEPRRRSRLWTYEDVCLALMDNTGKEKIEAIFLDIPGIKEAQWNMKAFSKMSKLRLLKIDNVQLSEGPGDLSNKLRFLEWHSYPSKSLPAGLQVDELVELHMANSSIEQLWYGYKSAVKLKIINLSNSLYLSKSPDLTGIPNLESLILEGCISLSEVHPSLGRHKKLQYVNLINCRSIRILPSNLEMESLKFFTLDGCSKLENFPDIVGNMNCLMKLCLDRTGIAELSSSIRHMIGLEVLSMNNCKKLESISRSIECLKSLKKLDLSGCSELKNIPGNLEKVESLEEFDVSGTSIRQLPASIFLLKNLAVLSLDGLRACNLRALPEDIGCLSSLKSLDLSRNNFVSLPRSINQLSGLEKLVLEDCTMLESLLEVPSKVQTVNLNGCISLKTIPDPIKLSSSQRSEFMCLDCWELYEHNGQDSMGSIMLERYLQGLSNPRPGFGIVVPGNEIPGWFNHQSKGSSISVQVPSWSMGFVACVTFSAYGESPLFCHFKANGRENYPSPMCLSCKVLFSDHIWLFYLSFDYLKELKEWQHGSFSNIELSFHSYERGVKVKNCGVCLLSSVYITPQPSALFTVTSKEAASSYKTSLAFSSSYHQWTTYVFPGIRVTDTSNAFTYLKSDLALRFIMPAEKEPEKVMAIRSRLFEAIEESGLSIIIFASDWASLPWCFGELVKIVGFMNEMRSDTVFPVSYDVEQSKIDDQKESYTIVFDKIGKDVRENEEKVQRWMDILSEVEISSGSKSYDKGAHLFLPSYVMRIRGAKQQREAVKRAPRKQLQAVFEEPQSNEMDFLEIDLLGPQPIRLTKSATTYSTIHQKTM; this is encoded by the exons ATGGCTTCCACCAGCGTGCAAGGAATAacctcatcttcatcttctcctCCTCCACTATATATGCATGATGTGTTCCTTAGTTTTAGAGGCAAAGACACCCGGAACAACTTTACTAGTCATCTATATTCTAATCTGGCACAGAGAGGCATCGATGTGTACATGGATGATAGGGAGCTCGAGAGAGGAAAGACCATCGAACCTGCTCTCTGGAAGGCCATCGAAGAATCAAGGTTTTCAGTCATTATATTTTCAAGAGATTACGCTTCTTCACCATGGTGCTTGGATGAACTTGTCAAGATTGTTCAGTGCATGAAAGAGATGGGGCAAACTGTTCTGCCAGTTTTTTACGATGTGGATCCCTCAGAGGTAACCGAGCGGAAACGGAAATATGAGGAAGCCTTCGGTGAGCATGAAcaaaatttcaaggaaaacttGGAGAAGGTCCGGAACTGGAAAGATTGTCTCTCTACGGTGGCCAATCTATCTGGCTGGGACGTCCGGAATAG GGATGAATCGGAATCAATTAAAGTAATTGCTGACTGCATATCGTACAAACTAAGCCTCACTCTGCCAACAATTAGCAAAAATTTAGTTGGAATGGATTCTCGTCTAGAGATATTAAAAGGTTATATAGGTGAAGAAGTTGGCGAAGCAATCTTCATAGGGATTTGTGGAATGGGTGGCATAGGTAAGACGACTGTTGCAAGGGTAGTCTATGATAGGTTTCGTTGGCAATTTGAAGGCAGCTGCTTCTTAGCAAATGTCAAAGAAGTTTTTACTGAGAAAGATGGACGACGTCGTTTGCAGGAACAACTTCTTTCTGAAATCTTAATGAAACGAGCTAATATATGTGATTCTTCTAGAGGTATTGAAATGATAAAGCGGAAGTTACAACGTAAAAAGATTCTTGTTGTTCTTGATGATGTAGATGACCGTAAACAACTAGAATCCCTGGCTGCGGAGAGTAAATGGTTTGGTCCAGGGAGCAGAATTATCATAACAAGCAGAGATAAACAAGTGTTGACTAGAAATGGTGTTGCTAGAATTTATGAGGCTGAGAAattggatgatgatgatgctcttACGTTGTTTAGCCAGAAAGCTTTCAAAAATGACCAGCCTGCTGAAGATTTCGTGGAACTATCCAAGCAAGTTCTGGGTTATGCTAATGGCCTTCCACTGGCTCTTGAAGTTATAGGTTCGTTTATGCATGGAAGAAGTATCCTTGAATGGGGAAGTGCGATTAATAGACTAAATGATATTCCTGACCGTGAAATTATTGATGTGCTTCGCATTAGTTTTGATGGCCTCCATGAATtagagaagaaaatatttttagacaTTGCCTGTTTCCTGAAGGGGTTTAAAAAAGATAGAATAATAAGGATACTTGACAGCTGTGGATTCCATGCACAAATTGGAACACAAGTTCTTATTGAGAAATCTCTCATAAGTGTCTCTCGGGATGAAGTCTGGATGCATAATTTATTACAGATAATGGGTAAGGAAATTGTTCGTTGTGAATCCCCTGAAGAGCCTAGAAGGCGCAGTAGATTGTGGACATACGAGGATGTCTGCCTTGCACTGATGGACAACACA ggaaaagaaaagatagaagCCATTTTCTTGGACATACCTGGAATAAAAGAGGCACAATGGAACATGAAAGCCTTCTCTAAAATGAGCAAGCTAAGATTGCTCAAAATCGACAACGTGCAGCTTTCTGAAGGACCTGGAGATCTTTCCAATAAGTTGCGATTTCTTGAATGGCATTCTTACCCATCAAAATCATTACCAGCTGGTTTACAGGTGGATGAGCTGGTTGAACTTCACATGGCTAACAGTAGCATTGAGCAATTATGGTATGGGTATAAG AGTGCAGTTAAGTTGAAAATCATCAATCTCAGCAACTCACTATACCTGTCCAAGTCTCCAGATCTTACTGGAATTCCTAATCTCGAGAGTCTGATTCTTGAAGGTTGTATAAGTTTGTCTGAGGTCCATCCATCACTTGGACGTCACAAGAAGCTTCAATATGTGAATCTTATAAATTGCCGAAGTATTAGGATTCTCCCAAGCAACCTTGAAATGGAATCGCTTAAATTTTTCACTCTTGATGGCTGCTCAAAACTTGAGAACTTTCCAGATATAGTGGGAAACATGAACTGTTTGATGAAGCTTTGTTTGGACAGGACTGGTATTGCTGAACTATCTTCATCAATTCGTCATATGATTGGCTTAGAAGTATTGAGCATGAACAACTGCAAGAAGCTTGAAAGCATTTCGAGAAGCATAGAATGCTTGAAATCCCTTAAAAAACTTGATCTGTCTGGCTGCTCTGAACTTAAAAATATACCAGGGAATTTGGAGAAAGTTGAAAGTTTGGAGGAGTTTGACGTAAGTGGAACTTCAATAAGACAACTGCCAGCATCCATTTTTCTCTTAAAGAATCTTGCAGTATTATCTTTGGATGGTTTACGCGCTTGCAATTTAAGAGCACTTCCTGAAGATATTGGCTGCTTATCTTCATTGAAGTCCTTAGATCTGAGCCGGAATAACTTTGTTAGCCTGCCTAGGAGCATAAATCAGCTTTCTGGACTTGAAAAGCTTGTCTTGGAGGATTGCACGATGCTTGAATCTTTGCTTGAGGTTCCATCTAAAGTTCAAACAGTAAATTTGAATGGTTGTATAAGCCTAAAAACAATTCCAGATCCGATAAAGCTAAGCAGTTCCCAAAGATCAGAGTTCATGTGTCTTGACTGCTGGGAATTGTACGAGCATAATGGTCAAGATAGCATGGGGTCGATCATGCTTGAAAGATACCTCCAG GGTTTGTCTAATCCAAGACCTGGATTTGGTATCGTTGTTCCAGGAAATGAAATTCCAGGCTGGTTTAACCATCAAAGTAAGGGATCTTCAATTAGTGTGCAAGTGCCTAGTTGGAGCATGGGGTTTGTTGCATGTGTTACATTCAGTGCATATGGAGAAAGTCctcttttttgtcatttcaaaGCCAATGGAAGAGAGAATTATCCTTCGCCAATGTGTCTTAGTTGTAAAGTCCTCTTTTCAGATCATATTTGGCTATTCTATCTATCTTTTGATTACCTTAAAGAGCTTAAAGAATGGCAGCATGGATCCTTTAGCAACATTGAGTTGTCGTTTCATTCTTACGAGCGAGGAGTGAAGGTGAAGAATTGTGGTGTCTGCTTGTTATCTTCTGTATATATTACACCACAACCATCTGCCCTTTTTACTGTTACAAGCAAAGAAGCAGCTTCTTCATATAAAACTTCTTTAGCTTTTTCTTCATCTTACCATCAATGGACGACTTATGTTTTCCCTGGCATCAGAGTCACAGACACTAGTAATGCTTTCACCTATTTAAAGTCAGATCTAGCCCTTAGATTCATCATGCCAGCCGAGAAGGAACCAGAGAAAGTAATGGCAATTAGATCAAGACTCTTTGAGGCCATTGAAGAATCAGGGTTGTCAATTATTATATTTGCAAGCGATTGGGCTTCTTTACCTTGGTGCTTTGGAGAACTTGTCAAGATTGTCGGATTCATGAATGAGATGAGATCGGACACTGTGTTTCCAGTTTCTTATGATGTCGAACAATCAAAGATAGATGATCAAAAAGAGAGTTACACAATTGTCTTTGATAAGATTGGAAAAGATGTCAGGGAAAACGAGGAGAAGGTACAAAGATGGATGGATATTCTCAGTGAAGTTGAGATTTCATCTGGATCAAAAAG
- the LOC133671696 gene encoding TMV resistance protein N-like isoform X1: MASTSVQGITSSSSSPPPLYMHDVFLSFRGKDTRNNFTSHLYSNLAQRGIDVYMDDRELERGKTIEPALWKAIEESRFSVIIFSRDYASSPWCLDELVKIVQCMKEMGQTVLPVFYDVDPSEVTERKRKYEEAFGEHEQNFKENLEKVRNWKDCLSTVANLSGWDVRNRDESESIKVIADCISYKLSLTLPTISKNLVGMDSRLEILKGYIGEEVGEAIFIGICGMGGIGKTTVARVVYDRFRWQFEGSCFLANVKEVFTEKDGRRRLQEQLLSEILMKRANICDSSRGIEMIKRKLQRKKILVVLDDVDDRKQLESLAAESKWFGPGSRIIITSRDKQVLTRNGVARIYEAEKLDDDDALTLFSQKAFKNDQPAEDFVELSKQVLGYANGLPLALEVIGSFMHGRSILEWGSAINRLNDIPDREIIDVLRISFDGLHELEKKIFLDIACFLKGFKKDRIIRILDSCGFHAQIGTQVLIEKSLISVSRDEVWMHNLLQIMGKEIVRCESPEEPRRRSRLWTYEDVCLALMDNTGKEKIEAIFLDIPGIKEAQWNMKAFSKMSKLRLLKIDNVQLSEGPGDLSNKLRFLEWHSYPSKSLPAGLQVDELVELHMANSSIEQLWYGYKSAVKLKIINLSNSLYLSKSPDLTGIPNLESLILEGCISLSEVHPSLGRHKKLQYVNLINCRSIRILPSNLEMESLKFFTLDGCSKLENFPDIVGNMNCLMKLCLDRTGIAELSSSIRHMIGLEVLSMNNCKKLESISRSIECLKSLKKLDLSGCSELKNIPGNLEKVESLEEFDVSGTSIRQLPASIFLLKNLAVLSLDGLRACNLRALPEDIGCLSSLKSLDLSRNNFVSLPRSINQLSGLEKLVLEDCTMLESLLEVPSKVQTVNLNGCISLKTIPDPIKLSSSQRSEFMCLDCWELYEHNGQDSMGSIMLERYLQGLSNPRPGFGIVVPGNEIPGWFNHQSKGSSISVQVPSWSMGFVACVTFSAYGESPLFCHFKANGRENYPSPMCLSCKVLFSDHIWLFYLSFDYLKELKEWQHGSFSNIELSFHSYERGVKVKNCGVCLLSSVYITPQPSALFTVTSKEAASSYKTSLAFSSSYHQWTTYVFPGIRVTDTSNAFTYLKSDLALRFIMPAEKEPEKVMAIRSRLFEAIEESGLSIIIFASDWASLPWCFGELVKIVGFMNEMRSDTVFPVSYDVEQSKIDDQKESYTIVFDKIGKDVRENEEKVQRWMDILSEVEISSGSKSGIGAPATQQQQIQLHLHLHQQLIQHLQLLKRQQGWLQLLEQRRWKLQPQLLLWLQKREHLSEQQQQLLRQQLQLLLWLQKREHLSEQQLQLEQLQQRMQLLQQRMQRQRRLQRQRRRQRPEKLQQRQERQERLQQLQRRQERLQLLQVQPQELLQQQNRQQQMQLLQRHFGLQLLQQQLVEHLLLEQQLPGFWFGI, from the exons ATGGCTTCCACCAGCGTGCAAGGAATAacctcatcttcatcttctcctCCTCCACTATATATGCATGATGTGTTCCTTAGTTTTAGAGGCAAAGACACCCGGAACAACTTTACTAGTCATCTATATTCTAATCTGGCACAGAGAGGCATCGATGTGTACATGGATGATAGGGAGCTCGAGAGAGGAAAGACCATCGAACCTGCTCTCTGGAAGGCCATCGAAGAATCAAGGTTTTCAGTCATTATATTTTCAAGAGATTACGCTTCTTCACCATGGTGCTTGGATGAACTTGTCAAGATTGTTCAGTGCATGAAAGAGATGGGGCAAACTGTTCTGCCAGTTTTTTACGATGTGGATCCCTCAGAGGTAACCGAGCGGAAACGGAAATATGAGGAAGCCTTCGGTGAGCATGAAcaaaatttcaaggaaaacttGGAGAAGGTCCGGAACTGGAAAGATTGTCTCTCTACGGTGGCCAATCTATCTGGCTGGGACGTCCGGAATAG GGATGAATCGGAATCAATTAAAGTAATTGCTGACTGCATATCGTACAAACTAAGCCTCACTCTGCCAACAATTAGCAAAAATTTAGTTGGAATGGATTCTCGTCTAGAGATATTAAAAGGTTATATAGGTGAAGAAGTTGGCGAAGCAATCTTCATAGGGATTTGTGGAATGGGTGGCATAGGTAAGACGACTGTTGCAAGGGTAGTCTATGATAGGTTTCGTTGGCAATTTGAAGGCAGCTGCTTCTTAGCAAATGTCAAAGAAGTTTTTACTGAGAAAGATGGACGACGTCGTTTGCAGGAACAACTTCTTTCTGAAATCTTAATGAAACGAGCTAATATATGTGATTCTTCTAGAGGTATTGAAATGATAAAGCGGAAGTTACAACGTAAAAAGATTCTTGTTGTTCTTGATGATGTAGATGACCGTAAACAACTAGAATCCCTGGCTGCGGAGAGTAAATGGTTTGGTCCAGGGAGCAGAATTATCATAACAAGCAGAGATAAACAAGTGTTGACTAGAAATGGTGTTGCTAGAATTTATGAGGCTGAGAAattggatgatgatgatgctcttACGTTGTTTAGCCAGAAAGCTTTCAAAAATGACCAGCCTGCTGAAGATTTCGTGGAACTATCCAAGCAAGTTCTGGGTTATGCTAATGGCCTTCCACTGGCTCTTGAAGTTATAGGTTCGTTTATGCATGGAAGAAGTATCCTTGAATGGGGAAGTGCGATTAATAGACTAAATGATATTCCTGACCGTGAAATTATTGATGTGCTTCGCATTAGTTTTGATGGCCTCCATGAATtagagaagaaaatatttttagacaTTGCCTGTTTCCTGAAGGGGTTTAAAAAAGATAGAATAATAAGGATACTTGACAGCTGTGGATTCCATGCACAAATTGGAACACAAGTTCTTATTGAGAAATCTCTCATAAGTGTCTCTCGGGATGAAGTCTGGATGCATAATTTATTACAGATAATGGGTAAGGAAATTGTTCGTTGTGAATCCCCTGAAGAGCCTAGAAGGCGCAGTAGATTGTGGACATACGAGGATGTCTGCCTTGCACTGATGGACAACACA ggaaaagaaaagatagaagCCATTTTCTTGGACATACCTGGAATAAAAGAGGCACAATGGAACATGAAAGCCTTCTCTAAAATGAGCAAGCTAAGATTGCTCAAAATCGACAACGTGCAGCTTTCTGAAGGACCTGGAGATCTTTCCAATAAGTTGCGATTTCTTGAATGGCATTCTTACCCATCAAAATCATTACCAGCTGGTTTACAGGTGGATGAGCTGGTTGAACTTCACATGGCTAACAGTAGCATTGAGCAATTATGGTATGGGTATAAG AGTGCAGTTAAGTTGAAAATCATCAATCTCAGCAACTCACTATACCTGTCCAAGTCTCCAGATCTTACTGGAATTCCTAATCTCGAGAGTCTGATTCTTGAAGGTTGTATAAGTTTGTCTGAGGTCCATCCATCACTTGGACGTCACAAGAAGCTTCAATATGTGAATCTTATAAATTGCCGAAGTATTAGGATTCTCCCAAGCAACCTTGAAATGGAATCGCTTAAATTTTTCACTCTTGATGGCTGCTCAAAACTTGAGAACTTTCCAGATATAGTGGGAAACATGAACTGTTTGATGAAGCTTTGTTTGGACAGGACTGGTATTGCTGAACTATCTTCATCAATTCGTCATATGATTGGCTTAGAAGTATTGAGCATGAACAACTGCAAGAAGCTTGAAAGCATTTCGAGAAGCATAGAATGCTTGAAATCCCTTAAAAAACTTGATCTGTCTGGCTGCTCTGAACTTAAAAATATACCAGGGAATTTGGAGAAAGTTGAAAGTTTGGAGGAGTTTGACGTAAGTGGAACTTCAATAAGACAACTGCCAGCATCCATTTTTCTCTTAAAGAATCTTGCAGTATTATCTTTGGATGGTTTACGCGCTTGCAATTTAAGAGCACTTCCTGAAGATATTGGCTGCTTATCTTCATTGAAGTCCTTAGATCTGAGCCGGAATAACTTTGTTAGCCTGCCTAGGAGCATAAATCAGCTTTCTGGACTTGAAAAGCTTGTCTTGGAGGATTGCACGATGCTTGAATCTTTGCTTGAGGTTCCATCTAAAGTTCAAACAGTAAATTTGAATGGTTGTATAAGCCTAAAAACAATTCCAGATCCGATAAAGCTAAGCAGTTCCCAAAGATCAGAGTTCATGTGTCTTGACTGCTGGGAATTGTACGAGCATAATGGTCAAGATAGCATGGGGTCGATCATGCTTGAAAGATACCTCCAG GGTTTGTCTAATCCAAGACCTGGATTTGGTATCGTTGTTCCAGGAAATGAAATTCCAGGCTGGTTTAACCATCAAAGTAAGGGATCTTCAATTAGTGTGCAAGTGCCTAGTTGGAGCATGGGGTTTGTTGCATGTGTTACATTCAGTGCATATGGAGAAAGTCctcttttttgtcatttcaaaGCCAATGGAAGAGAGAATTATCCTTCGCCAATGTGTCTTAGTTGTAAAGTCCTCTTTTCAGATCATATTTGGCTATTCTATCTATCTTTTGATTACCTTAAAGAGCTTAAAGAATGGCAGCATGGATCCTTTAGCAACATTGAGTTGTCGTTTCATTCTTACGAGCGAGGAGTGAAGGTGAAGAATTGTGGTGTCTGCTTGTTATCTTCTGTATATATTACACCACAACCATCTGCCCTTTTTACTGTTACAAGCAAAGAAGCAGCTTCTTCATATAAAACTTCTTTAGCTTTTTCTTCATCTTACCATCAATGGACGACTTATGTTTTCCCTGGCATCAGAGTCACAGACACTAGTAATGCTTTCACCTATTTAAAGTCAGATCTAGCCCTTAGATTCATCATGCCAGCCGAGAAGGAACCAGAGAAAGTAATGGCAATTAGATCAAGACTCTTTGAGGCCATTGAAGAATCAGGGTTGTCAATTATTATATTTGCAAGCGATTGGGCTTCTTTACCTTGGTGCTTTGGAGAACTTGTCAAGATTGTCGGATTCATGAATGAGATGAGATCGGACACTGTGTTTCCAGTTTCTTATGATGTCGAACAATCAAAGATAGATGATCAAAAAGAGAGTTACACAATTGTCTTTGATAAGATTGGAAAAGATGTCAGGGAAAACGAGGAGAAGGTACAAAGATGGATGGATATTCTCAGTGAAGTTGAGATTTCATCTGGATCAAAAAG CGGCATAGGAGCTCCAGCAACGCAGCAGCAGCAGATCCAGCTCCACCTTCACCTCCACCAGCAGCTGATCCAGCATCTCCAGCTACTCAAGCGGCAGCAGGGATGGCTCCAGCTGCTCGAGCAGCGGCGGTGGAAACTGCAGCCCCAGCTGCTCCTGTGGCTCCAGAAGCGCGAGCACTTGTctgagcagcagcagcagctgctgcGCCAGCAGCTGCAGCTGCTCCTGTGGCTCCAGAAGCGCGAGCACTTGTCTGAGCAGCAGCTGCAGCTCGAGCAGCTGCAGCAGCGAATGCAGCTGCTGCAGCAGCGAATGCAGCGGCAGCGGCGGCTGCAGCGGCAGCGGCGGCGGCAGCGGCCGGAGAAGCTGCAGCAGCGGCAGGAGCGGCAGGAGCGGCTGCAGCAGCTGCAGCGGCGGCAGGAGCGGCTGCAGCTGCTGCAGGTGCAGCCGCAGGAGCTGCTCCAGCAGCAGAACCGCCAGCAGCAGATGCAGCTGCTGCAGCGGCATTTTGGGCTGCAGCTGCTCCAGCAGCAGCTTGTTGAGCATCTGCTTCTTGAGCAGCAGCTGCCTGGGTTTTGGTTTGGAATCTAA